In Caldilineales bacterium, one genomic interval encodes:
- a CDS encoding ABC transporter permease gives MPEFLARSLEASTIFTFAALGELVGQRSGVLNVGIEGVMLFGATLGFIAGQATDSYVVGLAVGIAIGALLGLLHGFFSITLGGDQVVSGMGIWIMGFGLTTYIGSPFTGPLGMERIPAIFGVSPFFYLSLVMVLAIWFVLAKTSLGLSIRSVGENPSVAAVSGISVSRTRYLCVVAAGMLMGLAGAIYALDYNPVWSYNLLMGWGFIALALVFFSLWNPWILLGGSLLFGTLWQLSLNPQLVLPGLLSRYIWRTVPFVVTLAVLLLMSTKWFRAKWGAARPEALGEPYVKE, from the coding sequence ATGCCCGAATTCCTGGCTAGAAGTCTGGAGGCTTCGACGATCTTTACCTTTGCCGCCCTCGGCGAACTGGTCGGGCAGCGTTCGGGCGTGCTCAATGTCGGCATCGAAGGTGTGATGTTGTTTGGCGCCACCCTGGGCTTCATCGCCGGCCAGGCTACCGATAGCTATGTGGTCGGTCTGGCGGTGGGCATCGCCATCGGCGCCCTGCTCGGCCTGCTCCACGGCTTTTTCTCCATCACCCTGGGCGGCGACCAGGTGGTGAGCGGCATGGGCATCTGGATCATGGGCTTTGGCCTCACCACTTACATCGGCAGCCCCTTCACCGGCCCCCTGGGCATGGAACGCATCCCCGCCATCTTCGGCGTCTCGCCCTTCTTCTATCTCAGCCTGGTGATGGTGCTCGCCATCTGGTTTGTGCTGGCCAAGACCAGCCTGGGGCTGAGCATCCGTTCGGTGGGCGAGAACCCATCGGTGGCCGCGGTCTCTGGCATCAGTGTGTCCCGCACGCGCTATCTTTGCGTCGTGGCGGCCGGGATGCTGATGGGGCTGGCCGGCGCTATCTACGCCCTCGACTACAACCCCGTCTGGAGCTACAACCTGCTGATGGGCTGGGGCTTCATCGCCCTGGCCCTGGTCTTCTTCTCGTTGTGGAATCCCTGGATTCTGCTGGGTGGATCGCTGCTCTTTGGCACGCTCTGGCAGCTTTCGCTCAACCCGCAGCTGGTGCTCCCCGGCCTTTTGTCCCGTTACATCTGGCGGACGGTGCCCTTTGTCGTCACCCTGGCCGTCCTGCTCTTGATGTCAACGAAGTGGTTCCGGGCCAAGTGGGGCGCCGCCCGGCCGGAAGCCCTGGGCGAGCCGTATGTAAAGGAGTAG
- a CDS encoding ABC transporter ATP-binding protein — MPRDLMEGVKRGDTILEARGITKRFPGVVANDGVDFEMRAGEIHAILGENGAGKTTLMKILYGLMQPDEGDIYIGGQKVKLQSPQDAIDLGIGMVHQNRKLVNAHTVLENIILGHPRAGRVLNLKRAEEDITELCDRYGFKIDLKATVWQLSEGEKQVVEILKALYRGAKILILDEPTSALAPPETEKLLTSVEAMARDELAIIPFITHKLPIVLATSHRVTVLRRGKVTARLETANTTEQGLAKEMVGREVLFRLERPQVERGKPVLQVENLSTLSNRGFLALKGVSFTVYEGEIFGIAGVSGNGQHELAEVLAGLRKPEQGRVLLDGKDITQASSLERWQLGMGYIPAERNEVGSIGDFSLVENVTMNYYFDDGYARRGIVDYGTIRKLTEGLIADYGVATPSADTKARALSGGNLQKLILARVLARKPRLVIANLPTQGLDVGATEFVQNRIIEAKKAKAAVLLISEDLDEVLALSDRVAPIYEGEFMGVIAANEVEREGVGAMMAGLRPGGQGV, encoded by the coding sequence ATGCCACGAGACCTGATGGAAGGGGTCAAGCGCGGGGATACGATCTTGGAGGCGCGCGGGATCACCAAACGCTTCCCCGGCGTCGTCGCCAATGACGGGGTCGATTTCGAGATGCGGGCGGGCGAAATCCATGCCATTCTGGGCGAGAATGGCGCCGGCAAGACCACGCTGATGAAAATCCTCTACGGGCTGATGCAGCCCGACGAGGGCGACATCTACATCGGCGGCCAGAAGGTCAAGCTGCAGTCGCCGCAGGATGCCATCGATCTTGGCATCGGCATGGTGCACCAGAATCGCAAGCTGGTCAATGCCCACACGGTCTTGGAAAACATCATCCTGGGGCATCCGCGGGCGGGACGGGTGCTGAACCTGAAACGGGCGGAGGAGGACATCACCGAGCTGTGCGACCGCTATGGGTTCAAGATCGACCTCAAGGCCACGGTCTGGCAGCTTTCAGAGGGCGAGAAGCAGGTGGTCGAGATCCTGAAGGCGCTTTATCGCGGGGCCAAGATCCTCATCCTCGATGAGCCGACTTCGGCCCTGGCGCCGCCGGAAACCGAGAAGCTGTTGACCTCGGTCGAGGCGATGGCCCGTGATGAACTGGCGATCATCCCCTTCATCACCCACAAGCTCCCCATCGTCCTGGCCACCAGCCACCGGGTGACGGTGCTGCGCCGCGGCAAAGTGACCGCCCGGTTGGAGACAGCAAACACGACCGAGCAAGGCCTGGCCAAGGAAATGGTGGGGCGCGAGGTCCTATTCAGGCTGGAGCGGCCGCAGGTCGAGCGGGGCAAGCCGGTGTTGCAGGTCGAAAACCTCTCGACCCTGAGCAATCGCGGCTTCCTCGCCCTCAAGGGCGTGTCGTTCACGGTGTACGAAGGCGAGATCTTCGGCATCGCCGGGGTGTCGGGCAACGGACAACACGAGCTGGCCGAGGTGCTGGCCGGATTGCGCAAACCGGAGCAGGGCCGGGTGTTGCTCGATGGCAAAGACATCACGCAGGCTTCCAGCCTGGAGCGATGGCAGCTGGGTATGGGCTATATTCCGGCCGAGCGCAACGAAGTGGGGTCGATCGGCGATTTCTCGCTGGTCGAGAATGTGACCATGAATTACTATTTCGACGATGGCTATGCACGGCGGGGGATTGTCGATTATGGCACTATCCGCAAGCTGACCGAGGGCCTCATCGCCGACTATGGCGTGGCGACGCCCAGCGCCGACACTAAGGCCCGCGCCCTTTCAGGCGGCAACCTGCAGAAGCTCATCTTGGCGCGGGTGCTGGCGCGCAAGCCTCGCCTGGTGATCGCCAATCTGCCCACACAAGGGCTGGATGTGGGCGCGACCGAGTTCGTGCAGAACCGGATCATCGAGGCCAAGAAGGCCAAAGCCGCAGTGCTGCTCATCTCCGAAGATCTGGATGAGGTGTTGGCTCTGAGCGACCGGGTGGCGCCCATCTACGAGGGCGAATTCATGGGTGTGATTGCTGCCAACGAGGTCGAGCGCGAAGGCGTGGGCGCGATGATGGCCGGTCTGCGGCCGGGAGGGCAGGGAGTATGA
- a CDS encoding ABC transporter permease, with translation MSLSPGAGMAPDGPMPVRDEPEADDFHYYSPDRGFFDLDLGDLWHFRELLYFLFLRDIKIRYKQTALGAGWAILQPLLTMVVFTLIFGGLAKVASDGAPYPIFSYAALLPWNFFAQGVSRSSSSLVENAQLITKVYFPRLILPIATAIAPIVDFAIAFVILLVMMAWYRITPTWRMTTLPIFLGLAFASSLAISLWLSAINVRYRDVRHAVPFLVQFGLFVSPVAYPASAVREQWQLVYSLNPMVGVIEGFRWALLGNITPNWTAVAISAAAVAALLVGGLLYFKKMELTFADVI, from the coding sequence ATGAGCCTGTCGCCAGGCGCCGGCATGGCGCCGGACGGCCCTATGCCGGTCAGAGACGAGCCGGAAGCGGATGACTTCCACTACTACAGCCCCGACCGCGGCTTCTTCGACCTCGACCTGGGCGACCTCTGGCATTTTCGCGAGTTGCTCTACTTCCTGTTCTTGCGTGACATCAAGATCCGCTACAAACAGACGGCCCTGGGTGCGGGCTGGGCGATCTTGCAGCCGCTCCTGACCATGGTGGTGTTCACGCTCATCTTCGGCGGGCTGGCCAAAGTCGCGTCCGACGGCGCGCCCTACCCCATCTTCTCCTACGCCGCCCTGCTGCCCTGGAACTTCTTCGCCCAAGGGGTCAGCCGCAGCAGTTCCAGCCTGGTGGAAAACGCCCAACTGATCACCAAGGTCTACTTCCCCCGCTTGATCCTGCCCATTGCCACCGCCATCGCCCCCATCGTCGATTTCGCCATCGCCTTCGTCATCCTCCTGGTCATGATGGCCTGGTATCGCATCACCCCCACCTGGCGGATGACCACCCTCCCCATCTTCCTCGGCCTGGCCTTCGCCTCCTCGCTGGCGATCAGCCTCTGGCTCTCGGCCATCAACGTCCGCTATCGCGACGTGCGCCACGCCGTGCCTTTCCTGGTGCAATTCGGCCTCTTCGTTTCGCCGGTGGCCTATCCGGCCAGCGCCGTGCGCGAACAGTGGCAGCTCGTCTACAGCCTCAACCCCATGGTTGGCGTGATCGAGGGCTTTCGTTGGGCCTTGCTGGGGAACATCACCCCCAACTGGACGGCGGTGGCGATCAGCGCCGCGGCGGTGGCGGCGCTGCTGGTGGGCGGTCTGCTCTATTTCAAGAAGATGGAACTGACCTTTGCCGATGTGATCTAG
- a CDS encoding ABC transporter permease: protein MRIGSRELRLEMRPALSGWQAARISLLAILVALLLFSVLFMLSGINPLVAYREIISYAFFNPYGLPLTISRFVFLLLCTYAFMIPYRAGLWNIGMTGQLYIGTLAVFSVMLLFGGKEAGSAKLSPLLVLPLLVLAAVIGGAAYASIAGFLRGKYKINEIVVTMILNFIAFWLVAFMIKEGGPLMGGGGEGESFKLPEVLAGPLLLGVPYTLIIALVVAVLLYFMFTKAKIGFQIRAFGKNPAAARYAGIDDFRIPLLVFLMGGALAGLAGYHYFAAVPGVYKITVNYGYFGDLAFYGIICGLIALGNPVAAIPVALLFGGLSVGGRYAQGKLHMSFGLDYALLGVLMVTLVAFQFFYRYQIVLKSSAKEPLDARIPG from the coding sequence ATGAGGATTGGCAGCCGCGAGTTGAGGCTCGAGATGCGGCCGGCGCTGTCGGGTTGGCAGGCGGCACGGATTTCGCTTTTGGCGATCCTGGTCGCCCTCTTGCTTTTCAGCGTCTTGTTCATGCTGTCCGGCATCAATCCTCTGGTCGCCTACCGGGAAATCATCAGCTATGCTTTTTTCAATCCCTATGGCCTGCCGTTGACGATCAGTCGTTTTGTCTTTCTTTTGCTCTGCACCTATGCCTTCATGATCCCGTATCGGGCGGGGTTATGGAACATCGGCATGACGGGGCAGCTCTACATCGGCACGTTGGCCGTTTTTTCGGTCATGCTGCTGTTCGGCGGCAAGGAGGCCGGTTCAGCCAAACTGTCTCCTCTTCTGGTGCTCCCGCTCTTGGTGTTGGCCGCCGTGATCGGCGGCGCCGCTTATGCGTCCATCGCCGGTTTCCTGCGCGGGAAGTACAAGATCAACGAGATCGTGGTGACGATGATCCTGAACTTCATCGCTTTTTGGCTGGTTGCGTTCATGATCAAGGAGGGGGGGCCGTTGATGGGCGGGGGAGGCGAGGGCGAGAGTTTCAAATTGCCCGAAGTGCTGGCTGGCCCGTTGCTCTTGGGCGTTCCCTACACCTTGATCATCGCTTTGGTCGTGGCAGTGTTGCTCTACTTCATGTTCACCAAGGCCAAGATCGGCTTCCAGATTCGGGCCTTTGGCAAGAACCCGGCGGCAGCGCGTTATGCAGGCATCGATGATTTCAGGATTCCATTGCTGGTTTTCCTCATGGGCGGGGCGTTGGCAGGGCTGGCCGGCTATCACTATTTCGCCGCTGTGCCTGGCGTTTACAAGATCACCGTCAACTACGGCTATTTCGGCGATCTCGCTTTCTACGGCATCATCTGCGGCCTGATCGCGCTGGGCAATCCAGTGGCGGCGATCCCGGTGGCGCTGCTTTTCGGCGGTTTGTCGGTCGGCGGTCGCTACGCCCAGGGCAAGCTGCACATGAGCTTTGGCCTGGATTACGCCCTGCTGGGGGTGCTGATGGTGACGCTCGTGGCCTTTCAATTCTTCTATCGCTATCAAATCGTGTTGAAATCAAGCGCAAAGGAGCCACTCGATGCCCGAATTCCTGGCTAG
- a CDS encoding cyclodeaminase/cyclohydrolase family protein, whose protein sequence is MLSELSVQHFLDALASGEPAPGGGSAGALAGAQGAALIGMVCNLTVGRKKYAAVEAELLAVRAQAEALRARLIALIDRDTAAFETVMAAYKLPKETPAQLAARTAAIQSALQSATLTPLETLAACVDALELCPTILEKGNPNTASDAAAGMLSAHAGMHVAALNVRANLTAIADADFVAATSARLSELLARGEAARGAAWQLMEQTLAR, encoded by the coding sequence ATGCTTAGCGAATTGTCTGTGCAACACTTTCTCGATGCCCTGGCGAGTGGGGAACCGGCCCCCGGCGGCGGCTCAGCCGGGGCGCTGGCCGGGGCGCAAGGGGCGGCACTGATCGGCATGGTCTGCAACCTGACGGTGGGGCGCAAAAAGTACGCCGCAGTGGAGGCCGAGCTGCTGGCGGTGCGAGCACAGGCTGAGGCCCTCCGCGCCCGGCTTATCGCCCTGATCGACCGCGACACCGCCGCCTTCGAGACGGTGATGGCAGCCTACAAACTACCCAAAGAGACGCCCGCACAACTGGCGGCGCGGACGGCGGCCATCCAGTCGGCCCTGCAATCGGCCACCCTCACCCCGCTAGAGACGTTGGCCGCCTGCGTCGATGCCCTGGAACTCTGCCCGACCATCCTGGAGAAAGGCAACCCCAACACCGCCAGCGACGCCGCCGCCGGGATGTTGTCGGCCCACGCCGGGATGCACGTCGCCGCCCTCAATGTGCGCGCCAACCTCACCGCCATCGCCGACGCCGACTTCGTGGCCGCAACCTCCGCCCGCCTGTCCGAGCTGCTGGCCCGCGGCGAGGCCGCCCGCGGCGCCGCCTGGCAACTGATGGAACAGACCCTGGCGAGGTAG
- a CDS encoding winged helix-turn-helix domain-containing protein: MSDLSPLILIIEDEAPIRRFLRAGLAAGGYRSFEAATAQEGIAAATRQPDLVILDLGLPDLDGLAVIGQLRSWSSVPIIILSARHQEGEKVMALDAGADDYLTKPFGMPELMARVRVALRHATPTATGAESPLFEIGELRVDLAVRQVFVAGVEVHLTPIEYKLLVALVQHAGKVITHQQLLRQVWGIGYADESHYLRVYIGQLRHKLEADPARPRYLITEPGVGYRLRAELRDAPLEQVGGAPG; the protein is encoded by the coding sequence GTGTCTGACCTATCGCCGCTCATTTTGATTATCGAGGACGAAGCGCCCATTCGCCGCTTTTTACGGGCTGGTCTTGCCGCCGGCGGCTATCGTTCGTTCGAGGCTGCCACGGCTCAAGAAGGCATCGCCGCCGCCACGCGCCAACCCGACCTGGTGATCCTCGACCTCGGCCTCCCCGATCTGGACGGCCTGGCGGTGATCGGACAGTTGCGCAGCTGGTCGTCGGTTCCGATCATCATTCTTTCGGCGCGGCATCAGGAGGGCGAGAAGGTGATGGCGCTGGACGCCGGCGCCGACGACTACCTGACCAAGCCCTTTGGCATGCCTGAACTGATGGCGCGCGTCCGCGTGGCCTTGCGTCATGCCACGCCTACCGCAACAGGGGCGGAAAGCCCGCTCTTCGAGATCGGCGAGCTCAGGGTGGATCTGGCGGTGCGGCAGGTGTTCGTGGCCGGCGTGGAAGTGCATCTGACGCCGATCGAATACAAGCTGCTGGTGGCGTTGGTGCAGCATGCCGGCAAGGTGATCACGCATCAACAACTGCTGCGCCAGGTCTGGGGGATTGGCTATGCCGACGAAAGCCACTATTTGCGCGTCTACATCGGGCAGTTGCGCCACAAGCTGGAGGCCGACCCGGCGCGGCCGCGCTATCTGATCACCGAGCCGGGGGTGGGCTATCGGTTGCGGGCCGAGTTGCGCGACGCGCCCCTCGAACAAGTAGGCGGCGCGCCTGGCTGA
- the ligA gene encoding NAD-dependent DNA ligase LigA, with amino-acid sequence MPTDDSAQRAQKLRQLLNYHAYRYYVLDAPEISDEAYDSLFAELKRIEAERPDLVTPDSPTHRTGGPPGEGFAKVEHPLPMLSLDNVTSAADLRAWRDRALRLLPEGVELSYVVEPKIDGLTVVLHYEDGIFTLGATRGDGSVGEDITANLRTLRTLPLRIPVQDDGPPPPRRLVVRGEAYMAKANFARFQAEQEAAAGKKYVNPRNTAAGALRNLDPTITASRPLDLWAYQVVLSEGGPELNRQWQALAYLDQLGFPVERQQNRLFTSFEALEEYCLNWVEGREALPYEADGLVIKIDDFALQERLGFVGKDPRWAVAYKYPSAEAVTKLLDIVVEVGRTGVLTPRAVLEPVYIGGVTVSSATLHNADYVAERDIRIGDAIVLKRAGEVIPQVLRPLPELRTGEEQVWQMPERCPVCGVAVTRYPGEVAYYCENGACPAQLVRRVEFFVSRPAMDIEGFGSKQAELFVNLGFLHEVADIYDLPARRAELLALEGFGEKKVENLLAAIEASKAQPATRVLTGLGVHFVGGAVAELLLNTFRSFDALAAAGPDELSQVEGIGPRIAGSVATWFANASNARLVERLRAAGLRLALDEVRPAATAQPLAGKTFVITGALPTWSREQATAVIEQHGGVVTGSVSGKTDYLLVGEKAGSKLDKARKLGVPLLSEDDLKALLAT; translated from the coding sequence ATGCCCACCGACGATAGCGCACAACGCGCCCAAAAACTGCGCCAACTCCTCAATTATCACGCCTATCGCTACTATGTGCTCGATGCGCCCGAGATCAGCGATGAGGCCTATGACAGCCTCTTTGCCGAACTGAAGCGGATCGAGGCCGAGCGACCGGACCTGGTCACGCCCGATTCGCCCACGCATCGCACCGGTGGGCCGCCGGGCGAAGGCTTCGCCAAAGTCGAGCACCCCCTGCCTATGCTCTCGCTCGACAACGTCACCTCGGCGGCCGACCTGCGGGCCTGGCGCGACCGGGCGCTGCGGCTGCTGCCAGAGGGCGTGGAACTGAGCTATGTGGTGGAGCCGAAAATCGACGGCCTCACCGTCGTCCTCCACTACGAGGATGGCATCTTCACCCTGGGAGCGACGCGCGGGGATGGCTCCGTCGGTGAAGACATCACCGCCAACCTGCGCACTTTGCGCACCCTGCCCCTGCGCATCCCCGTGCAGGATGACGGCCCGCCCCCGCCGCGACGCCTGGTGGTGCGCGGCGAAGCCTACATGGCCAAGGCCAACTTCGCCCGCTTTCAGGCCGAGCAGGAAGCAGCCGCCGGCAAGAAGTACGTCAACCCCCGCAACACCGCCGCCGGCGCCCTGCGCAACCTCGACCCGACCATCACCGCCAGCCGCCCGCTCGACCTCTGGGCCTACCAGGTGGTGCTGAGCGAGGGCGGGCCGGAACTGAACCGGCAGTGGCAGGCGCTGGCCTATCTCGATCAGCTGGGCTTTCCGGTCGAACGCCAGCAGAACCGGCTTTTCACCTCGTTCGAAGCGTTGGAGGAATACTGCCTGAATTGGGTGGAGGGCCGCGAGGCGCTGCCCTACGAGGCCGATGGGCTGGTGATCAAGATCGACGACTTCGCCTTGCAGGAGCGCCTGGGCTTTGTGGGCAAAGACCCGCGCTGGGCCGTGGCCTACAAGTACCCCAGCGCCGAGGCGGTGACGAAACTGCTCGACATCGTCGTGGAAGTGGGACGCACCGGCGTCCTCACCCCGCGCGCCGTGCTGGAGCCGGTCTACATCGGCGGCGTCACCGTCAGCTCGGCCACCCTGCACAACGCCGACTACGTGGCCGAACGCGACATCCGCATCGGCGACGCCATTGTGCTCAAGCGGGCGGGCGAGGTCATCCCCCAGGTGCTGCGCCCGCTGCCCGAACTGCGCACGGGCGAGGAGCAGGTCTGGCAGATGCCGGAACGCTGCCCGGTCTGCGGCGTGGCGGTCACTCGGTACCCCGGCGAAGTGGCCTATTACTGCGAGAACGGCGCCTGCCCGGCCCAGCTGGTGCGCCGGGTCGAGTTCTTCGTCTCGCGTCCGGCCATGGACATCGAGGGATTTGGCTCCAAACAGGCCGAGTTGTTCGTCAACCTGGGTTTCCTGCACGAAGTGGCCGACATCTACGACCTGCCGGCGCGGCGGGCGGAATTGCTGGCGTTGGAGGGCTTTGGCGAGAAGAAGGTCGAGAACCTGCTGGCGGCCATCGAAGCCTCGAAAGCGCAGCCCGCCACCCGCGTCCTCACCGGGCTGGGCGTCCATTTCGTGGGCGGCGCCGTGGCCGAATTGCTGCTGAACACCTTCCGCTCGTTCGACGCCCTGGCTGCGGCCGGCCCCGACGAACTCTCGCAGGTCGAGGGCATCGGCCCGCGCATCGCCGGGTCGGTGGCGACCTGGTTTGCCAATGCCAGCAACGCCCGGCTGGTGGAGCGCCTGCGTGCGGCCGGCTTGCGGTTGGCGCTCGACGAGGTGCGTCCGGCGGCAACGGCGCAGCCGCTGGCAGGCAAGACCTTCGTCATCACCGGCGCCCTGCCCACCTGGAGCCGCGAACAGGCCACGGCCGTCATCGAGCAGCACGGCGGGGTTGTCACCGGCTCGGTTTCCGGCAAGACCGACTACCTGCTGGTGGGGGAAAAAGCCGGGTCGAAGCTGGACAAGGCGCGCAAGCTGGGCGTGCCCCTGCTTTCGGAAGACGACCTCAAGGCGCTGCTCGCCACCTGA
- a CDS encoding SH3 domain-containing protein gives MTNDPTRPSMPQDDPAAADEMARWQAQYDAGATPSATSDEGMYDPPYALLTDREVESPGGGERPWTNANLLRLIIVAVLLVIVLFLVLRACTSRPTPAPGAQTTPLATATPAGGIPQPTYTPTLAAVPITATVSLSPTLSVATPLPGPTGGQFAINQQVQVAGTEGEGVRFRTGPGLSYVTTSILQDGDTLIVVGGPETVDGFTWWRLQTAGGAIGWAAEDNLQPASR, from the coding sequence ATGACCAACGACCCGACCCGACCTTCGATGCCGCAGGATGACCCCGCTGCCGCCGATGAAATGGCGAGGTGGCAGGCGCAGTACGACGCCGGCGCCACCCCATCGGCGACCTCTGATGAAGGGATGTACGACCCGCCGTATGCGTTGCTGACGGATAGGGAGGTCGAATCGCCGGGTGGAGGGGAGCGACCCTGGACCAATGCCAACCTGTTGCGGCTGATCATCGTGGCCGTGTTGCTGGTGATCGTCCTCTTCCTGGTCCTGCGGGCGTGTACTTCGCGGCCGACGCCTGCCCCCGGCGCCCAGACCACCCCCCTGGCCACGGCCACCCCTGCCGGCGGCATCCCGCAACCCACCTACACCCCCACCCTGGCCGCAGTTCCGATCACGGCCACCGTCTCTCTCTCGCCGACCCTGAGTGTCGCCACGCCTCTGCCTGGGCCTACCGGCGGCCAGTTTGCCATCAACCAACAGGTGCAGGTCGCGGGCACCGAAGGCGAGGGCGTGCGCTTCCGCACCGGCCCCGGCCTCAGCTATGTCACCACCAGCATCCTGCAGGATGGCGACACCCTCATCGTGGTGGGCGGCCCGGAGACGGTGGACGGCTTCACCTGGTGGCGCTTGCAGACCGCCGGTGGGGCCATCGGCTGGGCGGCGGAGGACAACTTGCAACCGGCGAGTCGGTGA
- a CDS encoding BMP family ABC transporter substrate-binding protein has product MSKKFSLLLALFVVASLLLAACQQAATPAPQPTAAPAATAAPAAKDITLAIEHFSVIKGTTWSGAHDRAGKRLAAKYPNVKYVYREEVAPDQSVPFAEEMIKDGANIVVGNAEFMGLPLKDIADKYPDVNFISIIASDLSTKPNFLRVFPRQYQALYLEGLIAGALTKTGNIGIVSAFPNVQVIRRTAGFYLGVQDAAALLKKDVKVYVKYAGDWYKPQEERDIATALVDQYKVDVITQQTDSSSPLDVATEKGIWFVGKDMDIVGEYGWSNTDTVAVSFDTRWEVLYDKIIQAMMAGQAAPTVLYLGLESSMTLADGAEEATVDIMNDGKVGVDAISPKALPLLPQEIVDLVKQRREQMMKGEWDPFTEHEFVSNGTGLELDGLPIPAAGAVVKPAGEKATDEFLLAKFNFDLQGMNILE; this is encoded by the coding sequence ATGAGTAAGAAGTTCAGTCTGTTGTTGGCCCTGTTCGTGGTCGCCAGCCTGTTGCTGGCCGCCTGCCAACAGGCCGCAACGCCGGCCCCTCAGCCCACGGCCGCCCCTGCCGCCACCGCCGCGCCCGCGGCCAAAGACATCACGCTGGCTATCGAGCACTTTAGCGTCATCAAGGGCACGACCTGGTCGGGCGCGCATGACCGGGCAGGCAAGCGGCTGGCCGCGAAGTACCCGAATGTGAAGTACGTCTATCGCGAGGAAGTGGCCCCCGATCAGTCGGTGCCGTTCGCCGAAGAAATGATCAAAGATGGCGCCAACATCGTTGTGGGCAACGCCGAGTTCATGGGCCTGCCCCTCAAGGACATCGCCGACAAGTACCCCGATGTCAACTTCATCTCGATCATCGCCAGCGACCTCAGCACCAAGCCCAACTTCCTGCGCGTCTTCCCCCGCCAATATCAGGCCCTGTATCTGGAAGGCTTGATCGCCGGCGCTCTGACCAAGACGGGCAACATCGGCATCGTCTCCGCCTTCCCCAATGTCCAGGTGATCCGGCGCACGGCCGGTTTCTATCTGGGGGTGCAGGATGCGGCGGCCCTGTTGAAGAAAGATGTCAAGGTCTACGTCAAGTATGCGGGCGACTGGTATAAGCCGCAGGAAGAGCGCGATATCGCCACCGCCCTGGTCGATCAGTACAAGGTGGATGTGATCACGCAGCAGACCGACTCCAGCTCGCCGCTGGATGTGGCGACAGAGAAGGGCATCTGGTTCGTGGGCAAGGACATGGACATCGTCGGCGAGTATGGTTGGTCGAACACCGACACCGTGGCCGTTTCTTTCGACACCCGCTGGGAAGTGCTGTATGACAAGATCATCCAGGCGATGATGGCCGGCCAAGCGGCCCCCACCGTCCTCTACCTGGGCCTGGAATCGAGCATGACCCTGGCCGACGGCGCCGAAGAAGCGACTGTGGACATCATGAACGATGGCAAGGTGGGCGTCGACGCCATCAGCCCCAAGGCCCTGCCCCTGCTCCCGCAAGAGATCGTCGATCTGGTCAAGCAGCGCCGCGAGCAGATGATGAAGGGCGAGTGGGATCCCTTCACCGAGCACGAGTTCGTCAGCAATGGCACGGGTTTGGAACTCGATGGCCTGCCGATCCCGGCTGCGGGTGCGGTTGTCAAGCCGGCCGGCGAGAAAGCGACAGATGAATTCTTGCTGGCCAAGTTCAACTTCGACCTGCAAGGCATGAACATTCTGGAGTAG